The sequence TAGACAATTAGGTTTTAATTTTTAGGAGGGATACTATGATAAATTTTAAAAATGATTATAGTGAAGGAGCTTGTTCAGAAGTACTGGAAGCATTGATAAAAACTAATTATGAGCAAACAGTAGGTTATGGAGAAGATGAATACTGTGAAAAGGCTAAAAATTTAATTAAAGAAAATATTAATTATCCTAATGCAAATATTTATTTTTTAGTTGGTGGGACACAAGCAAATACAACTGTTATTTCTCACTCTCTAAGACCTTATGAAGCTGTTATTGCTTGTAAGACAGGACATATCTCTATACATGAAACAGGAGCTATTGAAGCTACTGGACATAAAATAATTGAAGTAGATGGAATTGATGGGAAATTAACTCCTGATTTAATTTTAAATGAATTAAGAAAACATGAAGATCATCACATGGTAAAACCTAAAATGGTTTATATTTCAAATACTACTGAAATAGGAACTGTTTATACTAAAAAAGAATTAGAAAATATTAGTAAAGTTTGTAAAGATAATAATTTATATTTATATTTAGATGGTGCAAGACTTGCATCTGCACTTACCTCTGAAAAATGTGATATAAATTTAGAAGATTATCCAAGATATTGTGATGTTTTCTATATTGGTGGAACAAAATGTGGCTTATTATTTGGTGAAGCAGTTGTGATTATAAATGATGAGATAAAGAAAGAATTTAACTTTTCTGTTAAACAAAAAGGTGGATTATTTGCAAAAGGAAGATTATTAGGAATACAGTTTGCAACTTTATTTAAAGATGATTTATATTATAGAATAGGTGTTCATTCAAATAAAATGGCATTAAAAATAAAAAATGCTTTTATAGAAAAAGGTATTAAGTTAGCTACTGATTCTTATACTAACCAAGTTTTTGTAGATTTAAGTCAAGAACAAATAAAAAAATTAGAAAAAGATGTTATATTTTCAGTAGAATTTTTTGGAATAGGAGAAAGTCAATCATCAAGATTTGTAACTTCTTGGGCAACAAAAGAAGAAGATATTGATAAACTTGTAGAACTGATTAAATCTCTTTAAAAATTGGAGTCAGAATGAGTGTAAGTTTTTATATAAAAAATAAGAAAAAATTTTTTAGTTATCAAAAAGTTATGAAAGTTAGGGAGGTAATAGACTTATTTAAAGAATACAAACTATCTTTTTATAATATTGATTTTCATGTCAATGACCCTGATGGAGAAAAATTTTATAACACTTCAATAGAAAGTTGGCAGGAAAATCATAATTCTATCTTATTTGGGGTTGAAGGTAAAAGTGCCAGAGGATTTGAATTTTCATATAATAGTAGAAAAAATTCTTATGTAATAAGGGAATATACACCTGCTTCTGAAAATGATTGGATTGTAGCATTAGAATTTATGAAAGTATTAGCAGAAAAATTAAATTCTAAAATTGTATCTGAACAAGGTGATACTTTTACTTTTGAAACCATAAATACTTTTGATTATAAAAGTGATATAGAAACTGGGATTAAAGTAATTTCAGATATATTAAATAAAGAAAATGAAAAAGCTTTTAATGTAGATAATATATATGGAATAAAAAGAGTTGTTTCTTTTAATAAAGAAATAATTGAAAGGATAGTAAATTCATCTGATGAAATAAAAGAGTTTTCAAATTTTTGTGAAGATATACAATATATTAATGCTTATTCTGCAAAACAATCCTTTGTTGAGGATAGGGCAACAAAAGAAAAGTGGGGCTACTATGTATTAACAGAAAATCTTAGAACAGTTCTTCCATATAAACCAAGTGTAGAATTTTTTTCAATGGACTATATAAAAAATGAAGAAGTAGCTTTTTGGAAAATATTTTTTTGTGCTTATAAGGTTGATGAAAATGGAGAAGAAGGTATTGATAAAATTGGAGAATCTATATATGATGATTTTATAAAGAAATTGTCTACTGATAAATATAAGTTTATAGATGCTTCATATATAGTAGTTGAGCCTTTAAATAGAGATGAGATACTTGAAATATTAAAATAAATAATTTATATAATAAACTAAAATGATGTTGAAAAAATTTCTATCAGCATCATTTTTTAATAAAAAAAAGTTGAGACAACAAAATTTTCCTGTTAAAATTAAATTGCTCAAAATAACTATAAAGGAAGTGATTTTGTTGTCTCTATCTAATTCTATCTTAAATATTCAAGACAATAATACATTTTTTTCTGAAAAAGAGTATTATCAAATTATTAAAGAAAATGATTATCTGATTAAGATTTTTAAAGCTTTTCTTAAATCTAATTCAATAAGGAGGATAATCATATAAAAAAGGGAACTTTTTAAGATTTTATTCTCAAAAAATTCTCTTAATTATGTTAATTGTAAGTCTAAATTTTTTATCAACACTATTTAAGAAATAGGTTATTTTTTAAAGTCTATAAAGTACTGGTTTGTGATTTTAATTAATTTTCTATTCCATTTTGTAAAAAATATTTAATATTTTCTAAAAATTCCTTTCTATCTGAAAATGACTTTAGATAAAAACATTCTATTCCCATATAATGAGCAATTCCTAATAAAATAATTGCTATAACTCTTTTTCTTTCATAATTACAATTCAACTTTTCTAAAGTATCTAAATAAAGCTCAACTTCATTATCTAAACATCTTTGATACAGTAAATTATCTATCATTTCTATTTCTCTAATGAGTTTATATTTAAAACTTGAATCTTTATAATATTCAAATAACAAGTATAAAAATTTTATATGATTATCTAGAGGAGTTTCTTCGGGATTATAACAATCCTTCAAAAAATAGAGAACTTGTTTTTTTATTCTGTTAATAGATGATTT is a genomic window of Fusobacterium nucleatum containing:
- a CDS encoding DUF4299 domain-containing protein → MSVSFYIKNKKKFFSYQKVMKVREVIDLFKEYKLSFYNIDFHVNDPDGEKFYNTSIESWQENHNSILFGVEGKSARGFEFSYNSRKNSYVIREYTPASENDWIVALEFMKVLAEKLNSKIVSEQGDTFTFETINTFDYKSDIETGIKVISDILNKENEKAFNVDNIYGIKRVVSFNKEIIERIVNSSDEIKEFSNFCEDIQYINAYSAKQSFVEDRATKEKWGYYVLTENLRTVLPYKPSVEFFSMDYIKNEEVAFWKIFFCAYKVDENGEEGIDKIGESIYDDFIKKLSTDKYKFIDASYIVVEPLNRDEILEILK
- a CDS encoding threonine aldolase family protein, which codes for MINFKNDYSEGACSEVLEALIKTNYEQTVGYGEDEYCEKAKNLIKENINYPNANIYFLVGGTQANTTVISHSLRPYEAVIACKTGHISIHETGAIEATGHKIIEVDGIDGKLTPDLILNELRKHEDHHMVKPKMVYISNTTEIGTVYTKKELENISKVCKDNNLYLYLDGARLASALTSEKCDINLEDYPRYCDVFYIGGTKCGLLFGEAVVIINDEIKKEFNFSVKQKGGLFAKGRLLGIQFATLFKDDLYYRIGVHSNKMALKIKNAFIEKGIKLATDSYTNQVFVDLSQEQIKKLEKDVIFSVEFFGIGESQSSRFVTSWATKEEDIDKLVELIKSL